The Mytilus galloprovincialis chromosome 4, xbMytGall1.hap1.1, whole genome shotgun sequence genome contains a region encoding:
- the LOC143073571 gene encoding GPI-N-acetylgalactosamine transferase PGAP4-like produces the protein MKYGAARRYFNFEDKRFLTHWIFLTLLTFLIVLPVFCYRLRFSFYSLILRQSKPEGRRILTEENNERLKFSDEFIKKLQRKNILEPGVKIDVGISIISVSRNRHSFDAYEPRYLSQVVAYFLEQLQNSSKLQLTYKLFICNVDEEPSTFNEALKLSRTIPTFNRFPNTSRTQRRTITLTLEKEKEDYVYCGEQTLRQNVSYVFLVEDDALPHNDLFTVLDYLLTKQKHMMNATYVKFYHPDRLLGYISFELERIPELIGISIMMAALFVSLYQKLRPTNNINQSVLWTASIIYFILVFLAIGRQNLIEMRRISKYFYQVTPAPSCCTPANLYTRHGMRQIVDYLKSIKCYSKFGKDTAIDTFRKENKLTALMVQPNLFQHIGMYSSLRDNILNPFIV, from the exons ATGAAGTATGGTGCAG CTagaagatattttaattttgaggACAAGCGTTTTCTAACACACTGGATATTTTTAACCTTACTCACATTTCTGATAGTGTTGCCCGTCTTTTGCTACAGACTGCGCTTTTCTTTCTATTCACTGATCTTGAGACAAAGTAAACCCGAAGGTAGAAGGATTTTGACAGAAGAAAATAATGAAAGATTAAAATTTTCTGATGAATTTATCAAAAAGttacaaagaaaaaatatattagaaCCGGGAGTGAAAATCGATGTTGGCATTTCAATAATTTCCGTTTCAAGAAATCGTCACTCGTTTGATGCATATGAACCTAGATATTTATCTCAGGTTGTTGCTTATTTTTTGGAACAATTGCAGAATTCATCAAAATTACAGCTAACTTATAAGTTATTTATTTGCAACGTTGACGAAGAGCCATCTACCTTCAACGAAGCATTAAAACTATCTAGAACAATACCAACGTTCAATCGATTTCCAAACACTTCAAGGACCCAGCGGAGAACCATAACCTTGacccttgaaaaagaaaaagaagattatgTTTATTGTGGTGAACAAACTCTACGACAGAATGTTTCTTATGTTTTTCTTGTGGAAGATGACGCCCTTCCCCATAACGATTTGTTTACAGTTCTTGACTACTTGctgacaaaacaaaaacatatgatgAATGCAACATACGTGAAGTTCTATCATCCAGATCGACTTCTGGGCTATATTAGTTTTGAACTTGAGAGGATACCAGAACTAATAGGAATCAGTATAATGATGGCTGCCTTATTTGTatcactttatcaaaaactacgcCCTACAAACAATATTAATCAGAGTGTTTTGTGGACGGCatctataatttattttatattagtttTTCTAGCTATCGGCAGACAGAACCTCATAGAAATGCGGcgaatatcaaaatatttttatcaagtGACTCCTGCGCCATCTTGTTGTACACCAGCTAATTTATATACACGGCATGGTATGCGGCAAATAGTCGACTATTTAAAAAGCATAAAATGTTATTCCAAATTTGGTAAAGACACTGCCATCGACACTTTTCGTAAAGAGAACAAATTGACAGCATTAATGGTGCAACCAAATCTGTTTCAACACATAGGAATGTATTCTTCTTTGCGAGACAATATTTTAAATCCATTTATAGTGTAA